The Streptomyces sp. NBC_01244 genome contains a region encoding:
- a CDS encoding ADP-ribosylglycohydrolase family protein yields the protein MTADSSPEGRYARAMASLRGLALGDALGSQYFVPVNYPLLKRRELPVGSDPWQWTDDTEMACSVVAVLAAHGRVDQDALAASFAHHHDFDRGYGPAVNRMLRLIREGADWRTLAAELFNGQGSWGNGAAMRVAPLGAWYADDPEQATHQAEISAYTTHQHREAVCGAMAVAAAAALAADPAGPPKAADLLDGVIALVPRSAVGAGVRRARDMLDYGDATTVAAVLGCGRRTSAHDTVPFALWSAARGLDDYERAFWTTAQVGGDVDTTCAIVGGVLGARGDAVLPQAWLARTEALPAWLPEAAG from the coding sequence ATGACCGCTGACTCCTCTCCCGAAGGGCGCTACGCACGCGCCATGGCCAGCCTCCGCGGGCTGGCCCTGGGCGACGCACTGGGATCCCAGTACTTCGTCCCCGTGAACTACCCGCTGCTCAAGCGGCGCGAGCTGCCCGTCGGCAGCGATCCGTGGCAGTGGACCGACGACACCGAGATGGCCTGCTCGGTGGTGGCCGTGCTCGCCGCGCACGGCCGGGTGGACCAGGACGCGCTGGCCGCCTCCTTCGCCCACCACCACGACTTCGACCGCGGCTACGGGCCCGCCGTGAACCGGATGCTGCGCCTGATCCGGGAGGGCGCGGACTGGCGCACGCTCGCCGCGGAACTGTTCAACGGGCAGGGCTCCTGGGGCAACGGCGCGGCCATGCGGGTCGCCCCCCTGGGTGCCTGGTACGCCGACGACCCGGAACAGGCCACGCACCAGGCGGAGATCTCCGCGTACACCACCCACCAGCACCGCGAAGCGGTGTGCGGCGCCATGGCCGTGGCCGCCGCGGCCGCGCTGGCGGCCGATCCGGCCGGGCCGCCGAAGGCCGCCGACCTGCTGGACGGCGTGATCGCGCTGGTCCCGCGGAGCGCGGTGGGCGCCGGGGTGCGGCGCGCGCGCGACATGCTCGACTACGGCGACGCGACCACCGTCGCCGCCGTACTGGGCTGCGGGCGGCGCACCAGCGCCCACGACACCGTGCCGTTCGCCCTGTGGTCGGCGGCACGGGGCCTGGACGACTACGAGCGGGCCTTCTGGACCACCGCCCAGGTGGGCGGAGACGTGGACACCACCTGCGCGATCGTCGGCGGAGTGCTGGGCGCACGCGGGGACGCGGTGCTGCCGCAGGCCTGGCTGGCCCGGACCGAGGCACTGCCGGCCTGGCTGCCGGAGGCGGCGGGGTAG